Proteins co-encoded in one Flavobacterium sp. M31R6 genomic window:
- a CDS encoding superoxide dismutase has translation MKKNTFLIAHLLFISVLISCNDKKLTEVVEVPLPTVQEKVSIGNPNDLKADEGSFQLEKIPFGYDALSPDLSALTVESHYKNYLYYTNSLNKAIVGTDKENLSIEDILNKLDINDPVLRNNAGGYYNHSLYFKTIGPKAGGEPTDTLASKITKDFGSFSNFKTVFKDAATKQFGSGWVWLVVDKTGVLQLSTTQDQDNPLMTYAPVAGFHGTPILGIDLWEHAYFLDYQYKKKKYIDAFFNIINWEKVNENYKATFKK, from the coding sequence ATGAAAAAAAATACTTTTCTAATAGCTCATTTGCTTTTTATTTCGGTTTTAATTTCTTGTAACGATAAAAAATTAACTGAAGTTGTCGAAGTCCCTTTACCTACAGTACAAGAGAAAGTTTCTATAGGCAATCCAAATGATTTAAAAGCGGATGAAGGATCTTTTCAATTGGAAAAAATTCCTTTTGGATATGATGCGTTATCACCTGATCTATCAGCTTTGACAGTAGAATCACATTATAAAAATTATTTGTATTATACCAACAGCCTAAACAAGGCGATTGTAGGAACTGACAAAGAAAACCTTTCGATAGAAGATATATTAAACAAATTAGACATCAACGATCCAGTATTACGTAATAATGCAGGTGGATATTACAACCATAGTTTGTACTTTAAAACCATAGGACCAAAAGCAGGTGGCGAACCAACAGACACATTAGCTTCAAAGATCACTAAAGATTTTGGCTCATTTTCCAATTTCAAAACCGTATTTAAAGACGCTGCAACTAAACAATTCGGATCTGGCTGGGTTTGGCTGGTAGTTGATAAAACAGGAGTCCTGCAATTATCCACAACTCAGGATCAAGACAATCCATTAATGACCTATGCTCCTGTTGCTGGATTTCACGGAACACCAATTTTAGGAATTGACCTCTGGGAACATGCTTATTTCTTGGATTATCAGTACAAAAAGAAAAAATATATCGATGCTTTTTTCAATATAATAAATTGGGAAAAAGTAAACGAAAATTATAAAGCTACTTTTAAAAAGTAA
- a CDS encoding alpha-amylase family protein yields the protein MITKKIVMAGISVLLIATACKTKDVKMSVQKKETVSGNKAVVYQVFTRLFGNKNTTNKPWGTIEENGVGKFNDFTDKALHEIKDLGATHIWYTGVPHHAVIRDYTAIGVSNDDPEVVKGRAGSPYAVKDYYNVNPDLAVNPEKRLEEFEALIKRTHKANLKVIIDIVPNHIARKYESKSNPKGVRDFGADDDVTVEYKRDNNFYYIPNTPFQLPDGDKPLNGESNPLIDGKFEENPAKWTGNGSRLAKPDKNDWYETVKVNYGIRPDGSKDFPELPAGYDKLSYKEHFDFWKDKNVPSSWTKFRDIALYWTAKGVDGFRYDMAEMVPYEFWSYMNSAIKNVNPDAFLMAEVYNPKEYRNYIHLGKMDYLYDKVETYDKLKDIIQGKTPPDGLSYIQSGLADIDIHMLKFLDNHDEQRLASPEFAGSPEKGKPMMVVSTMITSAPIMIYFGQEVGEAGNENGGFGSHSRTSIFDYVGVPNHQRWMNDGAFDGGKLSQSEKELRDFYKRLLNFSAKSSAVMGQFQDLQEVNRNAGLGYDPNHLYSFVRWSDNQKLIVLTNFSSEASNTFELKIPADIISKWNLKDGSYTIKDQLYEKSIIQLQVVNGEGKTSITIHPLESFIYQL from the coding sequence ATGATCACAAAAAAAATAGTAATGGCAGGAATAAGTGTTTTGCTTATAGCGACTGCATGTAAAACTAAAGATGTAAAAATGAGTGTACAAAAGAAAGAAACCGTCTCTGGAAATAAAGCAGTAGTTTATCAAGTTTTTACTCGATTGTTTGGTAACAAAAATACAACCAATAAACCATGGGGTACTATTGAAGAAAATGGAGTTGGAAAATTTAACGATTTTACAGATAAAGCGCTTCATGAAATAAAAGATTTAGGTGCTACCCACATCTGGTACACAGGCGTTCCGCACCATGCTGTTATACGAGATTATACAGCTATCGGGGTTTCAAATGATGATCCAGAAGTGGTAAAAGGAAGGGCAGGATCACCTTATGCTGTTAAAGATTATTACAACGTGAATCCTGATTTGGCAGTCAATCCTGAAAAGCGTTTGGAAGAATTTGAAGCTTTGATTAAAAGAACCCATAAGGCAAATCTTAAAGTAATTATTGATATAGTTCCCAATCACATTGCTCGTAAGTACGAAAGTAAAAGTAATCCAAAGGGAGTGAGGGATTTTGGTGCCGATGATGATGTTACTGTGGAATACAAAAGAGACAATAACTTTTATTACATTCCCAATACGCCTTTCCAATTACCTGATGGTGACAAGCCTTTGAACGGGGAAAGCAATCCGCTTATTGACGGTAAATTCGAAGAAAATCCAGCTAAGTGGACTGGAAATGGTTCTCGATTGGCAAAACCGGATAAAAATGACTGGTACGAAACGGTTAAAGTAAATTATGGTATTCGACCTGATGGTTCAAAGGACTTCCCTGAATTACCGGCTGGCTATGATAAACTATCCTATAAAGAACATTTTGATTTTTGGAAAGATAAAAATGTCCCTAGTTCTTGGACTAAATTTAGAGACATTGCTTTGTATTGGACCGCCAAAGGTGTTGACGGTTTTAGATATGATATGGCCGAAATGGTTCCTTACGAATTTTGGAGTTATATGAACTCAGCAATAAAAAATGTAAATCCAGACGCATTCTTAATGGCCGAAGTATACAATCCGAAAGAGTATCGCAATTATATCCATTTGGGAAAAATGGATTATTTGTACGATAAAGTAGAGACTTACGACAAACTGAAAGATATCATCCAAGGAAAAACTCCACCAGATGGGCTTTCATATATTCAAAGTGGTTTGGCAGATATTGATATACACATGTTGAAATTCTTGGACAATCACGATGAACAACGATTGGCTAGTCCAGAATTTGCAGGTTCTCCCGAAAAAGGAAAACCAATGATGGTAGTTTCCACTATGATAACTTCAGCGCCTATTATGATTTATTTTGGACAGGAAGTAGGAGAGGCAGGCAACGAAAATGGTGGATTTGGCTCTCATTCCAGAACATCAATTTTTGATTATGTAGGAGTTCCAAATCATCAACGATGGATGAATGATGGTGCATTTGATGGCGGAAAGTTATCGCAAAGCGAAAAAGAGTTACGTGATTTTTATAAACGATTGCTCAATTTCTCTGCAAAAAGTTCTGCAGTAATGGGACAATTTCAAGATCTTCAAGAAGTAAATCGCAATGCTGGCCTTGGTTACGATCCTAACCATCTGTATTCTTTTGTACGTTGGTCAGATAATCAAAAACTAATTGTGCTTACTAATTTTTCATCAGAAGCTTCTAATACTTTTGAGCTAAAAATTCCTGCTGATATAATTAGTAAATGGAATTTGAAAGACGGAAGTTATACGATAAAAGATCAGCTGTATGAAAAAAGTATCATTCAATTACAAGTTGTGAATGGAGAAGGAAAAACGTCTATTACAATACATCCGTTAGAATCATTTATTTACCAGTTGTAA
- a CDS encoding OstA-like protein yields MKKSLNFIIYSLVFLSANLVLAQAPKKIHIEQSDFADVDQLKIPDALLLTGNVRVSHDGVILTCNKAYFFQKENYLKAFGNVQLVQGDTLYLNSNYAEYSGELKKAFATGNAVMSSPDATLATDTIYFDRNIQEVYYNTNGTIVNKDNTLKSKSGRYYVTQKKFQFLTAVTLTNKTYEIKSNHLDYYSNSGHSYLFGPSTITSKANYIYTEKGFYDTKKNLAHFLDKSYIRYDDRVIKGDSLYYDRNKEFASATRNVKITDSINRGVIRGHYAELYKKKDSMFVTKRALAVNFVDNDSVYIHGKKLMVTGKEGNRIIRAFNNVRFYKTDMSGKCDSIHSSSKLGLTKLIGNPILWNGESQITGDVMHLIGDKKTQKLDSLKVLNNTFLVSKDTLGTGFNQTKGQNLFGKFQEGKLHDVDIIKNAEVIYYMRNDAKELIGINKNVSSKINILFDKNTIETITFFKQVDGDIYPESELPENARTLKGLKWRGDERIKSKDDVFSEEENAEELKVIEATTKDKAKKAVPMKIRKETLNYDKKKKI; encoded by the coding sequence TTGAAGAAATCTTTAAATTTCATTATCTATAGCCTAGTATTTCTTAGTGCAAATCTTGTTTTGGCACAAGCTCCCAAAAAAATACATATTGAACAGTCTGACTTTGCTGATGTCGATCAACTTAAGATTCCAGATGCGCTTTTGCTTACTGGAAATGTAAGAGTTAGTCACGACGGAGTCATTTTAACCTGTAATAAAGCTTATTTTTTTCAGAAAGAAAATTATTTGAAAGCTTTTGGAAATGTACAATTGGTACAAGGCGACACTTTGTATTTGAACAGTAATTATGCAGAATACAGTGGTGAATTAAAAAAAGCATTTGCAACTGGAAATGCAGTAATGAGTTCACCAGATGCAACTTTGGCTACGGACACAATCTATTTTGACAGAAACATACAAGAAGTATATTACAATACAAACGGAACTATCGTTAACAAAGACAATACCTTAAAAAGTAAGTCCGGAAGATATTATGTTACCCAGAAAAAATTCCAGTTCCTAACTGCTGTAACACTTACCAACAAAACATACGAAATCAAATCCAATCATTTGGATTATTACAGTAATTCAGGTCATTCGTACCTTTTTGGTCCATCAACAATAACAAGTAAAGCCAATTATATTTACACCGAAAAAGGCTTCTACGATACCAAGAAAAATCTAGCCCATTTTCTGGACAAATCTTACATTAGGTATGATGATCGAGTGATAAAAGGAGATAGTTTGTATTATGACCGAAACAAAGAATTTGCTTCTGCAACACGAAATGTAAAAATAACCGATTCTATTAATCGAGGAGTAATTCGAGGACATTATGCCGAATTATACAAAAAGAAAGACTCCATGTTTGTGACAAAAAGAGCCTTGGCTGTTAATTTTGTAGATAACGACTCGGTTTATATTCATGGCAAAAAACTCATGGTTACCGGAAAAGAAGGAAACCGAATCATTCGCGCCTTCAATAATGTTCGTTTTTACAAAACAGATATGAGCGGAAAATGTGATTCTATCCATTCCAGCTCAAAATTAGGTCTAACAAAATTGATTGGAAACCCAATACTATGGAATGGTGAAAGCCAAATTACAGGTGATGTGATGCACCTCATTGGAGATAAAAAGACCCAAAAACTTGATTCGCTCAAAGTGCTCAACAACACTTTTCTGGTCTCGAAGGACACTCTTGGTACCGGATTTAATCAGACAAAAGGGCAAAACTTATTTGGAAAATTTCAAGAAGGGAAACTCCATGATGTGGATATCATAAAAAATGCAGAAGTGATTTATTATATGCGGAATGATGCCAAGGAACTAATTGGTATCAACAAAAATGTGAGCAGTAAAATCAATATTCTTTTTGATAAAAACACAATAGAAACCATCACTTTTTTCAAACAAGTGGATGGCGATATTTATCCCGAATCCGAATTGCCCGAAAACGCGAGAACACTCAAAGGACTAAAATGGCGCGGAGATGAAAGAATAAAATCAAAAGACGACGTTTTTAGTGAAGAAGAAAATGCCGAAGAACTCAAAGTCATTGAAGCCACAACAAAAGACAAAGCTAAAAAAGCTGTCCCAATGAAAATTCGAAAAGAAACGTTGAATTACGATAAGAAGAAAAAGATTTAA
- a CDS encoding aspartate aminotransferase family protein: MNPDFLKYQAQTSPYPLGMEVSHAIGSYIFDTNNKKYLDFVAGVSACTLGHQNKRVNDAIKDQLDKYSHVMVYGEYSQSPAVEYCKLMASLLPSPLDKTYLVNSGTEGIEGALKLAKRATGRSQLISCLNAYHGNTMGSMSVMGFEERKQAFRPLLPDVDFITFNNEADLQKITTRTAGIILETIQGGAGFIEPHNDFLKKVRARCTEVGAMMILDEIQPGFGRTGKLFGFQNYDVVPDIVVMGKGMGGGMPVGAFTASTAMMDLLTENPKLGHITTFGGHPVIASACLATLKELTETNIMTEALKKEKLFRSLLVHPLIQEIRGKGLMLAAMTASADITNEVILKCQDRGLILFWLLFEGCAIRITPPLTISEEEIREGCAIILEVMNEIKI, encoded by the coding sequence GTGAATCCTGATTTCCTTAAATACCAAGCACAAACTTCACCCTATCCATTGGGCATGGAAGTTTCGCATGCCATTGGTTCTTATATTTTTGATACAAATAACAAAAAATATCTAGATTTTGTTGCAGGTGTTTCGGCTTGCACACTAGGACATCAAAACAAGAGAGTGAATGACGCCATAAAGGATCAGTTAGACAAATATTCGCATGTTATGGTTTATGGTGAATACTCCCAAAGCCCAGCGGTGGAATATTGTAAATTGATGGCCTCACTCCTGCCTTCTCCTCTAGACAAAACCTATTTAGTTAATTCGGGAACCGAGGGTATAGAAGGCGCCTTAAAACTAGCCAAAAGAGCTACAGGGAGAAGTCAATTGATTTCGTGCCTCAACGCCTATCATGGCAACACAATGGGATCGATGAGCGTTATGGGATTTGAAGAACGCAAACAAGCTTTTCGTCCATTGCTTCCAGATGTCGATTTTATAACATTCAACAACGAAGCCGATTTACAAAAAATAACTACCAGAACTGCCGGAATCATACTGGAAACAATTCAGGGAGGAGCTGGTTTTATTGAGCCTCATAATGATTTTCTGAAAAAAGTAAGAGCACGATGTACCGAAGTAGGTGCAATGATGATACTCGACGAAATACAACCGGGATTTGGAAGAACGGGAAAACTTTTCGGATTCCAAAACTATGATGTTGTACCGGATATCGTTGTTATGGGAAAAGGAATGGGCGGTGGTATGCCTGTAGGTGCATTCACAGCTTCAACTGCAATGATGGATTTACTAACCGAAAATCCAAAATTAGGTCATATCACCACATTTGGAGGTCACCCTGTCATTGCGTCAGCTTGTTTGGCCACTTTGAAAGAATTAACTGAAACCAACATCATGACAGAAGCTTTAAAGAAAGAAAAACTCTTTAGATCCCTTTTGGTACATCCTTTGATACAAGAAATAAGAGGAAAAGGATTGATGCTTGCTGCTATGACAGCGAGTGCAGACATTACGAATGAAGTCATTCTAAAATGTCAAGACAGAGGTTTAATTCTATTTTGGTTGCTTTTTGAAGGATGCGCGATTAGAATAACACCACCTCTTACAATTTCCGAAGAAGAAATCAGAGAAGGCTGCGCGATAATTCTTGAAGTAATGAATGAAATTAAGATTTAA
- a CDS encoding tetratricopeptide repeat protein → MQLSNEEEEYNLSLSKFESMLKTNKVLFFDSEEFEEIILHYLDMGKSALAKKALKLALEQHPRSSGLKLVQVEMLIYDDKLEIAEKLLNELYAIEPTNEEIYIQKANICSKRDQHEKAVEMLKIALEYTDDYADVYNLIGMEYLFMDNLELAKESFIKCLEEDFEDQSALYNVVYCFEFLDQNQEAIAYINKYIDKNPYSEIAWHQLGRLYYGVKEYESAIRAFDYATLIDEEFLGAFMEKAKALERLKKYDLAIESYNRTIELDDATSYALLRIGKCYEKLGNKVLALKYFNKTVHEDPLLDKGWIAITDFYVRQKNFQKALFFVNKALAIDNQNKLYWKRFAAINKQMNLFEEAEFGYRKAVEFGDYQLDTWLFWVDILQFLGEFESAIQTLLQASEYFPEENEVEYRLAGLYFMISDNIKAKFHLSNALRLNYNNYILLEDLFPVVWEKKMVRNYIDKHKKQ, encoded by the coding sequence ATGCAATTAAGCAACGAAGAAGAAGAGTATAACTTATCCCTATCCAAATTTGAGTCCATGTTGAAAACCAACAAAGTACTCTTTTTTGACTCCGAAGAATTTGAAGAAATCATTCTTCATTACCTCGACATGGGCAAGTCAGCATTGGCCAAAAAAGCTTTAAAATTAGCTCTGGAACAACACCCAAGATCCAGTGGGCTTAAATTAGTTCAAGTAGAAATGCTCATTTATGACGACAAACTCGAAATAGCCGAAAAGTTATTGAATGAGCTGTATGCCATTGAACCCACAAACGAAGAAATTTACATCCAGAAAGCCAATATTTGCTCCAAAAGGGATCAGCATGAAAAAGCAGTAGAAATGCTTAAGATTGCTCTAGAATACACCGATGACTATGCAGATGTTTACAACTTAATCGGTATGGAATATCTTTTTATGGACAATCTAGAATTAGCCAAAGAAAGTTTCATTAAATGTCTGGAAGAAGATTTCGAAGACCAATCGGCTTTATACAATGTGGTATATTGCTTTGAATTTTTGGATCAAAACCAAGAAGCAATAGCATATATAAACAAATACATTGACAAAAACCCATATAGTGAGATTGCTTGGCATCAATTGGGACGCTTGTACTATGGCGTAAAAGAATACGAAAGCGCCATACGTGCTTTTGATTATGCAACTCTTATAGACGAGGAATTTCTTGGTGCTTTTATGGAAAAAGCAAAAGCATTGGAACGTCTAAAAAAGTACGACCTTGCCATTGAAAGTTACAATCGAACCATTGAATTGGACGATGCAACATCCTATGCCTTGCTTCGAATAGGGAAATGTTATGAAAAATTAGGCAACAAAGTTTTAGCCCTTAAATATTTCAACAAAACAGTACATGAAGATCCACTTTTGGACAAAGGATGGATTGCGATTACCGATTTTTATGTACGTCAAAAAAACTTCCAAAAAGCATTGTTTTTTGTCAATAAAGCTTTAGCCATTGACAACCAAAATAAATTGTATTGGAAACGATTTGCAGCCATCAACAAACAAATGAACTTGTTTGAAGAAGCCGAATTTGGATATAGAAAAGCAGTAGAATTTGGGGATTACCAACTCGACACCTGGTTATTCTGGGTTGACATTTTACAATTTTTAGGCGAATTCGAAAGCGCAATTCAAACATTATTACAAGCATCCGAGTACTTCCCAGAAGAAAACGAAGTAGAATATCGTTTGGCAGGATTGTATTTTATGATTTCAGACAATATCAAAGCAAAATTCCATTTGAGTAATGCTTTGCGTTTGAATTATAACAATTACATCCTCTTGGAAGATTTATTCCCTGTAGTCTGGGAGAAAAAAATGGTGCGAAATTATATTGACAAACATAAAAAACAATAA
- a CDS encoding shikimate dehydrogenase, which produces MIEVLRKRFGLLGRNISYSFSKGYFTEKFSKEHFEGCSYENFDIPKINDFTELIKNNTDLNGLNVTIPYKESVIPFLDKLSKNAEQIGAVNTIKFTKKGKLKGYNTDYYGFKKSLEPLLQPHHKKALILGTGGASKGVAFALDQLDITYTFVSREAKQNCIDYSLINATTFDNYQIIINCTPVGTSPNVDLFPLIPYEFFTEKHIAYDLIYNPAETQFLSKAKAHGAQIKNGLDMLIFQAEKAWKIWNK; this is translated from the coding sequence ATGATTGAAGTTTTAAGAAAACGTTTTGGTTTATTAGGCCGCAATATCAGTTATTCCTTTTCAAAAGGATATTTTACAGAAAAATTCAGCAAAGAACATTTTGAAGGATGCAGTTATGAAAATTTCGATATTCCCAAAATTAATGATTTTACCGAGTTAATAAAAAACAATACAGACCTTAATGGACTAAACGTAACTATCCCTTATAAGGAGTCTGTGATTCCTTTTTTGGATAAACTATCTAAAAACGCTGAACAAATTGGAGCCGTAAACACCATAAAATTCACCAAAAAAGGAAAACTAAAAGGTTACAATACCGATTATTACGGTTTCAAGAAATCTCTTGAACCGTTATTGCAACCACATCACAAAAAAGCACTTATTCTTGGAACCGGAGGGGCTTCAAAAGGAGTAGCTTTTGCATTGGATCAATTGGATATCACTTACACTTTTGTGTCTCGCGAAGCCAAACAAAATTGTATTGATTACAGTCTTATCAATGCCACAACATTTGACAACTACCAAATTATAATCAATTGTACTCCGGTTGGAACAAGCCCGAATGTTGATTTATTCCCACTGATTCCTTATGAATTCTTTACAGAGAAACACATTGCTTACGATTTGATTTACAATCCCGCAGAAACCCAATTTCTTAGTAAAGCCAAAGCACATGGCGCTCAAATTAAAAATGGCTTGGACATGCTTATTTTTCAAGCAGAGAAAGCCTGGAAGATTTGGAATAAATAA
- the cas1 gene encoding type II CRISPR-associated endonuclease Cas1: protein MLKRTILIENKSSISTKNLQLVIKSEIRESSIPIEDIGFLVLDHAEIYLSIPAMNLMVENNTAVIICSNNHLPNGMLLNLNSHHIQQEIFKNQIEASIPLKKQLWQQTIMEKITNQGILLQKITQNKNTFEFLASKVLSGDTSNMEGVAAQQYWKSFFEHDFKRERFGDYPNNFLNYGYAILRAATARALSGSGLLNTLGIHHKSKYNAFALADDIMEPFRPIVDEKVYQIMQRYDEQELNTVLKSELLQILTQTVYFKDEKSPLMVGLQKTASSLQQCFTGQRKKIKYPKLWNSMGTE from the coding sequence ATGCTAAAAAGAACCATACTTATCGAAAACAAATCTTCTATTAGTACCAAAAATCTGCAGCTTGTGATTAAATCTGAAATAAGGGAGAGCTCCATCCCAATAGAAGATATAGGTTTTCTAGTTCTTGACCATGCTGAAATTTACTTAAGTATCCCAGCCATGAATTTGATGGTAGAAAATAATACAGCCGTGATTATTTGTTCCAATAACCATCTGCCAAACGGCATGCTTCTAAACCTCAACAGCCATCACATTCAACAGGAGATATTCAAAAATCAGATTGAGGCTTCCATACCGCTAAAAAAACAATTGTGGCAACAAACCATAATGGAGAAAATCACAAACCAAGGTATTCTTTTACAGAAAATTACCCAAAACAAAAACACTTTCGAATTCTTGGCAAGCAAAGTGTTGAGTGGCGACACTTCCAATATGGAAGGAGTAGCTGCCCAACAATATTGGAAATCATTTTTTGAACATGATTTCAAAAGGGAACGATTTGGTGATTATCCCAATAATTTTCTCAATTACGGCTATGCCATTCTTCGAGCTGCAACGGCAAGAGCTTTATCCGGAAGCGGATTATTGAACACATTAGGTATTCACCACAAGAGCAAATACAATGCTTTTGCTCTTGCAGACGATATTATGGAACCCTTTAGGCCAATCGTGGACGAAAAAGTATATCAAATTATGCAACGCTACGATGAGCAAGAATTGAACACAGTGCTAAAATCAGAATTATTGCAAATTCTTACGCAAACTGTTTATTTCAAAGACGAGAAAAGCCCCCTTATGGTTGGATTGCAAAAAACAGCGAGCTCTCTGCAGCAATGCTTCACCGGACAAAGAAAGAAAATTAAATATCCAAAATTATGGAACTCAATGGGTACCGAATAA
- the cas2 gene encoding CRISPR-associated endonuclease Cas2 — MELNGYRIMWLFVFFDLPTETKKDRRNASQFRGNLLKDGFSMMQFSVYIRHCASGESADVHEKRIHKLVPPLGKVSVLRITDKQFGMIINYLGKAKQDAVDAPTQLELF, encoded by the coding sequence ATGGAACTCAATGGGTACCGAATAATGTGGCTGTTTGTGTTTTTTGATTTGCCTACGGAAACCAAAAAAGACCGCAGGAATGCTTCCCAATTTCGAGGAAATCTACTCAAAGATGGGTTTAGCATGATGCAGTTTTCAGTTTACATTCGTCATTGCGCCAGTGGCGAAAGCGCCGATGTGCATGAAAAACGGATTCACAAACTCGTTCCTCCTTTAGGCAAAGTCAGTGTTTTAAGAATTACTGACAAACAATTTGGAATGATTATCAATTATTTGGGCAAAGCCAAACAAGATGCGGTAGATGCGCCCACGCAGTTGGAATTATTCTAG